CGTAGAGAGGAGTTGTTTCTCAATactttctatatatatatatatatgagagaACCATTTTTTTCCTACGACATACTTCATTTTTTTCCCTTTCTACTTGACAAAGCACTCcgacttcaaacttcaaagcaTTAACATTTCTCTTTTACAGGACTTTCCAGCTTTGAACATCACATTTCTCTTCCTGCCACTTAAATCACGAGAATGTCCCTTCTCTTGCTTTTTATCCTTGCAAGAATGccattgtttttcttccttcCTCTCCTCACTTCCCATTCTTCTACTTCCATCCTCATAATCATCAATTGCTTGAAGCTTTGAGAAATCCGAGTTCTTCCCAACGGCGGGGTGCTCTACAGTCTACAGAAACTAGGAAATAAGTGAAAAAAATATTGGTGAAAACAAGCATGTCTTACATTGGAAATGATATAAGAGGTCTAAATGAGTTGTTGTAAAGGAAAGCTTCTAAGTGAAATACTtgtaacacacacacacacacactactTGATTATTAAATGAATTTCACGAGGGTCTCACTGACAAAATAATTTGAATCCATTTTCTATTTAGTGTGATGCACATGAGATTTATACAATAATGGGTATAGTGGATAGACAGAACCATAGATTGTCTAGGTAGCAATTATCACACATTTAGATAGATTTAATTCAAATTCTATCTGACCTCACTTTCAGGTGCAAAACAGGGCATGCCTACAAGGCTACAATTAGATATTCAGCTCTAACGCTAAGCAGTCGAGTTCAATTTAAGATGACGGAAATGAGAAATGAGGTAAATAATTGAAAGTAggcatatttattatttatatgagAAATTACCAGATCCAGAAAATGAATGAGAGATTTGATTTTCATCCAAGGAGAACTCTGTCTAGTTCAGGGGAGAAACCAGGAGAGGACCATTGCAGGAATCATCGACTTTCCATCATCAAGTGTTGTTTCAAGTGAGATATTATGTCATTAGAATTAACCTGCATACGATTGCTAAAACACCATTAATTGATCGAAGAATTGCAGCAGAGCACATATCAGAAAATGGTGAGATATTATGTCATTAGAATTAACCTGCATATGATTGCGAAGACACCATTAAATGATCGAAGAATTGCAGCAGAGCACATATAAGAAAATAGTGAAGCAGCTTCAACATGGCAAAAGCCTGGAAATAACTAAGCAACATTGGCAAGTGAAATATCTACAAGGAAGCAACATGGGTAAGTGAAAAATCTTGGAAGAATTGTTTAAGTACGCTTAATATACTGATCCTGGTATTTGAGCAGCACTTCAAATATTTTCTTCCAGCAGAACCAGGtagttaaaaataaattagCAAATGTATGTAATTTTTAATGATTCAAAGTAGTCCAGGTTCATTTTCATATGTGTATTTAGTATTTACTAATTCATTTAAATAGAAAATCGTTGCATAAACTTGTAGTTGCTTTCAATTGTATTATTCCCGTTTCTTTACAATACTATAGCTAGATTGAACAAAACAAGCATCTAGCTGTAGGTTGCAATATTAAGAACTTTCAATCACTTGAATACATGCTATCTAGTTAGTTATTTATGAATGGTTAGgtaatttcttttcttcatccTACAATATGTTCTTCCCTTTTCATTTCATCAAAGATAGGcagttatttttttcattttgattaATAAAAGTTGAGAAGTAGATAAGAGACTGAGGCATATTAAATATTTACAAATCATCAACCAATTAGGGACATCAGTGTCAGCAAGAACTGAACCTAAGACTTTCCAGCATCATTACTGGATGAACTAATCTCAGTTGGCATTATACATAAGCAGCTGACTACAAGCTAAAGGGACTAAATTTTTCATAAATATGGGAACTGGGGCAGGGGAAGAGCAAACAGGTAAGACAACATACAGGCGAGGTATGGTCACAACTTCCAAATTTTCTTGCATTCCAGCCGAGACTGTGGTATAAGTATATATGAAATATCTTGTCCTGCAAATCAAGGATATTAGTCATGTTGAatgaatgataaaaaaaatcaaagaaatagCTTCCAGTCAAATGATTAACACGATAAGTTTACTAACTGGAAAGTACTGAGCTATGAGAATACCTCTAAATGGATAAACAGCCCTCAGTTTTTAATCTCCTTCTGCCATCACCTTCCAAAGATCAGACACAACAGCATACCCCAAGGAGTTTACATTATCACACTGCATTCGGTATCAATATCCTATCAAGCTCAGTCGCATTGATATCTAAATTACCTACAACATGCTTTACCAAAAGATCCCACAATTCACCATCAACTCCTGTGGACATGGCCAGTGCAACTACCTTGTTGATTTCTTGATTCATTCCTCCTGAAAGCAAAAGGCCCTCAATCAATATTGAGTAGGTTGATTTGTTAGGCAAACAACCATTTTCACACATCTCCTCCAGAATTCTGATGCCCTCCTTTGCATTTCCAACCTTACAGAACCCATTAATCAACAAGTTATAGGTAAAAGCATTAGGAGCACGACCCTTCTCCACCATGTCATCCCACAGTCTTGCCGCCTCACAAAGCTCTCCTCTCTCACACAATCCTGCAATCAAAGTGTTATACGTCAAGAGACTAGCGACCGAGCCACCCTCAAATTCTTCAAACACATTCCTCGCTTCCAGCACCTTCCCCTTCTTGCAAAGCCAATGTATGAGCGTACTCGCCACGGTATTATCAGAGCCACAAATCTTCCTCAAAACCCTCCACACCTCACAAGCTCTCTCCACATTCCCTTCCTCACACAGCACATCAACAACCTTACAACACAGCCCCGAACTCGGAACATGACCCTTCCTAACCATGTCCTCAAGCAAGTTAACCGCCTCCCCAGGCTTCTTCCATTTGCAATAAGCTTCAATCATAACACCATAAGTAACCTCATTGGGCTGAACTCCATTCTCCTCCATATCATCCATCACCTTAATTGCAGCCACCAACCTCCCTTGCCTACAAAACCCATCCACCAAAACAGTGTAAGTAGTCGCATCCGGCGCCCACCCTTTATCCAAAACCTCACCTAAAACCCTCATGGCACCATCCATGTCACCCCTCCAAGCATAACCCCCCATAACAGTGGTGTAACTAACCACATTGGGAACCAAACCCATCCCAAGCATCTCATCCAAAACCCTAACCGCAACCTCAACCTCATTCACCTTACAAAGGGCCTTAAGCAAAATGTTACAACTAACCACATTAGGGGAAACCCCAAACCTTGTTCTAGAGTTCTTGAACACCGAATGCGCCAAGCGGTGACGCTTGTTCTGAACCAACGCATTGAGCAATGCGTTGAGTAACCTCACTGAGGGTCGAATCCCGAGCCGCGATTCGATCCTCAGGAAGGTCCGGAGTGCGGAGTCGGGCTTTCCGGCGAGACCGTAACCGCGGATGGCGGTTACGAGCGGGTCCTCACCGCAGTGATCGAGGAACTGCTGCGGCGAATGGCGGGGGAGGGTGGAGAGGAGGGACTCCATTTCAGGGAAGCAGCGGGCGCGGGAGAGTTTGAGGAAGATGGCACGGTAGGGGAGAGGGTGGTGGGAGGAGGCGCGGTGGTGGGTTTGGGCGTGGCGGAAGATTTGGAGGGAGAGGTGGGGGTCGTGTTGGCGGGAGATGAGGGAGGCGAGGAGTTTTGGGTGGAGGCGGTGGGGCCAGGGTTTGATTGGGGGCTGAATGGTGTATGATTCAGGGAGGGTGGTCGGCGCAGCGGCAGTATTGGCGGCGATGGCGGCGGCAGAAGTGGAGAATTGGAGGAGGTTGTGTTGGGTGGGGAGGATACGGCTGGGACGGGACATCGGGGAGTGAAGCATTGGTGCTACAAGGTTTTCAGATTGGGATTAAGTTAAACTAAGACTTTGTTTGGTTTgaacatatatataaaatgaGAAATGTTAGCAACATTCTCTTTTAGATTTTCTTTGCACAGAAGTGGAAGTCAGATAACATCTTCTGGATTAGTGAAACTTTGAGCTCCGAACTATTTGAGTTTTGCCTTCTTGGACTTGGGAGATCATACCTTAGTGGAGACTTGTGCAAGACTTTTGCACATTGTCTTTGCTTTCACTACTACAAAAATGACATTTTACCAcgcctcaattgccacggttataggcggaaccgtggcaaaagctcaattgccacggttataagCGGAACCGTGGTAATAGGGTATaatatttgattattttttttaggGACCGTGACAATAGAAATTTTCTCCAATTTTTTTGAGAAGAAAACCCTAAAGCTTTGCAAACCCTCTCCCTCCCACGCTCTATCCCACTCTCCACACTCCATCAACCTGCCGACGAAGCTTCAATCTGTTCCCGTCCCTCTCTCGTTTCCCTGTCCTTCCCTCCCACTCTTCATCGACCTGTCCCTCTCTCCCACCAGCGAATTTAGTGCGGATAATTCTGAGACAGAGCGAGCCGCAGAGGAAGCTTCGTGGAGAAAAGAGGAGGCTGCAACTGCGGCTGAGCGAGCGGCAGTTGAACGATGTTGACGGAGAGGCGAGAGAAGGACGTAACAGAAATCTATTTTTGATTTTAAGCTCCGATCTGTTCTGTTCACGCCATTCACCTAGGGTTGCAGTCCCTCTCGACGCTTGGGCCTTCTCTTCCATCGAAGTCGCACCACACCTTGCAACTTCGTCACCCACTCCGACAAAGTCTTCGTTCTCCGTCCAAGTCGCTGTTCTCTATCAGTCGTTCTCCATCACTAGGGTTCTCTGTCACGCTCTCTCTGCCGTGTCGTTACCGTCCTTCATTGATTGTTGAGTCATTTTAGGTATCCATTTTCTTTCTCTATCTCTATATCTAACGCTTAGATGTTCTGTTTCTTTATATGTTTATCAGCagttttgttattttgtttttcttagcCTGCACCACTTACCTCACTGTTAATGTTGGAAATACTGAACCGTAAGATTGCATAGAGAAGTATGAGTTCTGGGTTTAGTCTTTAATTGGTGTTTGCAGTTCGTGTCTATAAATATAACTAAGCTTCAGCAATTCAGAAATGGAATAGATGACGGAGAGAATTGCTATTGGGGGAGGATATGTCTGGTGGAGGAAAGGGTGTTTCATCAGCTCTGGCACTGTCAAATGCATTCCCAAACCTTGCTGGTATGTTGACTTTTTACTTTCTTTATATGCTGCTTGAATCATGATGGATAAACATTATGATGTTACTTCCATTTTCATGAGCTCTTGATAGAAGAAATGTTTCAAATAGCTCTTGTCAGTTTCTCATTGTTTTCTTGCTGAGAATGCAGCTGCTGTTTTTGGTGAACAAAAGCGCCTAGAGTCGATGCTGCCCGAGAGGAGAGCCAGATGGAGAAAGGAAATTGATTGGCTTCTATTAGTGACAAATTATGTTGTTGAGATGGTCCTactaaacaaaaatcaaaagatGGATCCAGCATGGAGGTAACCCTCCTCACTCACCCTATTTTTCCTATGTTCCTTATTGTCCCTATGATAGTTGTTATATGATTGATCCTCATCTTTGAATGAATAGATTATGACAACGCGACAACGAACAGATCTCCATATGAATATCCCTGCCTTAAGAAACCTTGACAACATGCTTATTGTAAGATCACTAACCAAAATGatcattatttttctatagATAAGTCTCAATAGGTTGTTAGCTCTTAAAAAAACTTGCTGATGATGAGCAGGATTGTCCAGATAACTTCAAAGACCAGAATGAGTTCTACTATGTATCACAAGATGCAGATGATGCAGATAAAGATAGttcaaagagaaaaaatgatgaCAAGTGGTCCTACACCTAAGGTTCCTGCAGAGGGTTCATCTGATGTGGTGATGGCCATAAATGCACAGACCCTATCGGAGATGGAGATCCCTGAAAGCTATATTGAATCCCTACCCAAGGTAAGTAAAAAAGAACTAGTATCTACATATAAGTTTTCTTGATTAACATTTTCATATCTTTTCACATTATAAATTTTGGTCTTTTTACTTCTTTTACAGAATGGTGCGTTAATTATGACCAGAAAGACAAGAGCCAAAAAAGTTTTTCTTCAATGACTTGTAGAGGAGTGATTCATATGTGATTTGATTACAGAATGGTGCGTTAATTATGACCAGATAGACAAGAACCAAAAAAGTGTTTCTTCAATGACTTGTAATCGGAAAACTTTCAAGGAGTTTTCTGAATTCTGAAGTGTTTGAGTTTCACATGATCATGTTTAATCTGTCCTTAAATCCTAAGAAATCAAAGAGAAAGATAGCAGATAGGTCTTGATTAGGACAATTATTCTACTGAGTCTGTCTAATATGCTGGCAATGCATGCTATTTACCCATGGAAAAGCTGATCTAGCTTAATGAAGATTTAAAGAACAGACGTATGTTGTACTAACACGAGCTGaagtttgtttttctctttcagACAATATCCCAGGTTTTCTAAAGTTCATTTGACTGAGGGAGCACACGCACACACTTCTGCAATATAGTATAAATAAAGGTAGGTGGGTATATTTAATGAACTTTAGAGATCATTTTATCAGGTGGTGATATAGGCTGCTGAACTTAGGTTTGGTTTGTTTTGATTATGCTTAAATGTCATTTTGGATAGGTTTTGATAATATGCATGTTATTTGTTTTTAAGAGCATGTACATGTTTTCGTTTTCTTGATAGTGAAAGTATGCTAGTAACTCATTAAAACTAAGATATGACCAACAAAATCAGAACTGATATCACAGTTTGATATGTTGTTTCAAATTTGTGatgatatttataaaaataaggtGATTCATACCCTTTTCGTGATCTAATTTCGGATTTGAATTTCAAAGGCATGATGTGTGTAAGTTGCAGGTAAATGTTTATATACAGCAGAGCTGTGTGTTGCCAAGCAGTGTTTAGTTTCTTCAAACTCCATATTTGTCTTCTGTTGTTCTAGCACCTGCCTTCTTCAAACTCTCATGAAGGTGcttccttttctttcctaaTCAAATATTCTTATTTATTTAGAATGCTAAATGTGATTTGTTCTAATTTTTGGTTTAATGATTGAATGATTTACATGATTATTATTGTGGGTAAAGCCCTACAATGGAAAGAGTTAGGAAAATAAGACATGATATGGTTATAGTCATAGATACATGTACTGTTATTTCCTTTATAGTGCTTCACAACTTCATATGAGTTGATGTAGATGTGCATCTTGTAATGGAAAAAGTTTTCTAGTACTTCTTTTCATTTGCCTATTGTTTTTTGAACTTCTTTTTGCTAGTGGAGAGTGCATCTTGGCTCCAAGGTCTAGAATCTCAAATAAATCATGGTTTTCTTAAACTCGAATTGACCCGATTTGCCATGTCATCATATTCATATATTTATCTTATTTGAGTGCATCTTGTTTGCTGAATTTATAGGTAAACAccatagaaaaagaaagatCTTTGATGATCATTAGGTTTAAAATGTTTGTCAAATATGTGGCTTACTTGATTcttaattgattttaaaaatcaaaGTTGTATTTTCCTCTGAAGCATTTTGGTGAAGGTTGATGCATGTAGCTGCCCGACCTAGTGGGAAAAGGCTAGATTTGTAATGATAATGATTTTGTTAATGGGCTGAATAAATTATATAGTTAAGAGGGAACTAATAGAGATAGTGGTTGAGTAAAATGACTTgcaaatatttgaaattttagcTGTCTTACTTTTTCAGGCTAGGCTATGGAAGGACTACAAATTTTTAATGGTCTGGAGTGTGAGATAGCTTGCAGTTCTTCGAAGGTATTGAATATCAATTGTTACTTCTACATATTTTGTCAATATATGTCTTTATTCACTTTAACTGAGTAATTCTTCTTGTTAAGAGGCAAAGTTATCAGTTACATGTAGATTATTTAGAGTGTATGAGTTTGACCTCTAGCAGGGCATCCCATTTTAGTATCACAATCTCTTTCTCATATCTCTATGtcctttactttttttttccatctttgTAGTTATTTTGCACATCTTGCTGATTATGCATTTGATTAAAGTAATTATGTTGGATTGTGTTTTTGAACTGCCAGTCCTTACATTTTCTTAACGACACCTTTTGCATGTTGTTAGGTGTCATATGTTTTAGATACCGACAATGTCTTATATCGAACGAGAAGTAAAAGAAAGGTAGCAAAGTCTTCGAATATTAGTCCAAGCAGAGCTCCACGGTTCCATGTCACATAATAATATGTAAATAGACGTAATTAGTGAGGTAGATGACATATTTTCAATTCATTTTTGTCACTAGTCCAAGCTgctacattgttgaggttactTTTAATGAAATTTGGTGGCTGCAATTATTCTCAGTTACTTTTTATGAAAGTTGGTGGCTGCAATTAGTCTAAGTTACTTTTTATGAAATTGTGGCTGCAATTATTGATGCAATTGGGTAGTTGACTACGTGGTCTCTATTGCAACGGTTatgtaaccgtggcaatatgtggcctctattgccaccacatattgccacggttaagtacgtaaccgtggcaatagagaccatctattgccacggttatgtgcgtaaccgtggcaatatgtggcctctattgccacggttaccaACTACGACCCGTGGTTACAGGCGAAGCAATTGCCACGGGTCACCCTTGAACCGCAAGCTATCGCCACGGTTAAACCGTGGCGAAAGGGCGTGCAGAACCGTGGCAAAAGGcattttctgta
This is a stretch of genomic DNA from Lotus japonicus ecotype B-129 chromosome 1, LjGifu_v1.2. It encodes these proteins:
- the LOC130729295 gene encoding pentatricopeptide repeat-containing protein At5g16420, mitochondrial; protein product: MLHSPMSRPSRILPTQHNLLQFSTSAAAIAANTAAAPTTLPESYTIQPPIKPWPHRLHPKLLASLISRQHDPHLSLQIFRHAQTHHRASSHHPLPYRAIFLKLSRARCFPEMESLLSTLPRHSPQQFLDHCGEDPLVTAIRGYGLAGKPDSALRTFLRIESRLGIRPSVRLLNALLNALVQNKRHRLAHSVFKNSRTRFGVSPNVVSCNILLKALCKVNEVEVAVRVLDEMLGMGLVPNVVSYTTVMGGYAWRGDMDGAMRVLGEVLDKGWAPDATTYTVLVDGFCRQGRLVAAIKVMDDMEENGVQPNEVTYGVMIEAYCKWKKPGEAVNLLEDMVRKGHVPSSGLCCKVVDVLCEEGNVERACEVWRVLRKICGSDNTVASTLIHWLCKKGKVLEARNVFEEFEGGSVASLLTYNTLIAGLCERGELCEAARLWDDMVEKGRAPNAFTYNLLINGFCKVGNAKEGIRILEEMCENGCLPNKSTYSILIEGLLLSGGMNQEINKVVALAMSTGVDGELWDLLVKHVVGNLDINATELDRILIPNAV